ATTAACAAGAGTTTAATTTAGATTTGTGTTTATGCAGGGAGCGGCACAAAGCTTATTTTAGAGGTAAAGTCTTAAGCTATCACCACCTCAAGTGTCATATTGTAGTTTTAAATACAGTTATTTGATAGACATTACAAGGAGTTTGAAGTTTGGTGACACTAAAATACTGAGCAAATGACGTTTAtaagtattttattttgaaaatacaaCGGGTAATAAATGGCTAACTGGTAACTACTGACATAACTAACTTTTTTAACggttttttttgttatatttagttcagttcaggttgattttaaaaagctttattcTATTAGCTTCTAttgaaatgtaattaaattattgCTTGCTAATTTATTTCAGCGTAGCTTCAGCTAAAGCTAGGGGACAATTCTGTTGTGTCTGATATTAATTTGATTTGTAACGGCGTTCTTTTTACGGAAGTTAGCTAATTCAACAGCTTACTAAACTAAACGCTATCACGTAaattttgcatttttttcattAGGAAACGGTTTCCCACCTGTTGTTGCTCCATCTCTCCATTTCCACGTCGATGAATCCTGTCCAagcggaggcggcggaggcaGACGGCGGCCGAGGAGGGCTGTTCAAGGGCCTGAGGTTCAGGAACGACAAGCCGCCACGCGGTGGGTGACGTTCTGCTTAGCCCGCAGCAGTTAGCTGCCCCGTTTTAACATGAATAACAACTGAAACAGTTTGAAAACAGGTCTGTTCTTCACTCCTCAGAGATTGTGACATTTGAGCAAAACCTTGAGCAACTCCATTTAAGTGAAGCCTCCCATCAgctgatagagagagagaacaatCTGTTTGTGGAGAAAACGGACGAAGGCGTGGACGGGCTCGCGGCAGATCACAAGAAGCTGAAAGACGCGGTGGTGGAGACCTTGAGGCAGAGCTTGTCTCTCAGCCCTGGAGAGGCCCGTGCCGAGGCCCTGACCTCGGCGGTGAAGGCCCTctggcaggaggagcagcaggagcaggtgtgGAGACTGAGCCATGGGCCGCTGCCTGCCTGGAGGCCCTGCGGTTTAAAGGAGCTCCACGACTCCATGCTGTGCAGCCTGGTGCGGGAGCGGATGGACGCGGCCCCATCCACCTCTGTCGACCAGGTGGATCAGTCCACTTTGAAGGCAGCCATCACCGGCATGGGCaggcagctgaaggaggaccTGCTGTTCGTGGTGGATGTGGTGAAGAGCTGCTACCCCCTGAAGATGGACATCTGTAACTTCTACGCAAGAACGTACCATCAAACCTTCAGCAATAAAGTCAAAGAGATGTCGGCATCCTGTCTAGGAGACGAGGACTGCACTTTCCTCCTGCTCTGGGTGAATGAGTACTATCCAGAGTAAGTGCCACAGTTTGTTTTGGGGTTTCCGGCGGCATGTGGTGATTGAATACACAATGCAATTGTGTACCCGAGTGTTGACaaaagttgtgatttgctgctTTCTATCAGAATCCTTCAAAATCCGAAGCTGGCCAGTGAGATTGACACTGACGCACTGGGGAAGCTGGTGCCTGGAGAGTTGCTGGAACATCTGGAAACACAGTACCTGAGCAGAAGACAAGTAATctaagctactgtagctgtagttcTTCTCTTTATCTAGATTTTAGTCATGTGGGACACATCATCACTGACTTTCACTGATGCCGATTGTGATGTTAATAAGGAAATCATGGGTGACTGACAGATTTGTGTTGTTACATTCCCAGAGTAAACTGATGACCTACATCAGTCAGATCCTaaaggaagcagagcagaggtggaatGATGAGGAGGAGCCTAAAAAAGAATACGGCTGCTACGTCAGCCCTGTGGCCTATGACATGATCCAGGTATACTGTACAACCTGTACAACAGCTATGAATAATGTTTTGCCATGattgtgtacatgtatgtggaCTTTGTTTTGTGTCCTCCATCTGTCACTAGTTCATCAACGGCATGGTGGCTTCGGCTGTAAAAGTGGTGGGAGACCAGCGTAAGGCCCAGAGCTTAACGTGCCAGCTGAGTAGCTTAATGCAGAGGTAAAGggacaaaaacacacttttgtgttgcagtgaacatattttcattcattcattcatttcattctcaCAGGTTCAAGAGCTTCCACGATGACATCATTAGGCAAAACAAACCGATCAGCAGCGCCTACGTCAAGGCTCACCTCAACTGTGTCAAACAGTTCAGGTATGTTTCTAATTTGTGGCGTTGTGGTTGTGTTCATGTAAAAGCTTCACATcctgttctgtgtctgcagggacGTCCTCATCAACAACCACCATCTGTTCCCAGAGGGAGTCCAGAGggactgtttgtgtgtcctaACTAACATGAAGAAATCTGCCCATGTGTATTTATTAGGCTCTGTGCACAAGGTGCTCCATGTAAGTTTATTCTAACATTGAGACTCTTTCAGCAAACAAGCATGGATCCATTTATTGGACCAGGAAGACTTTGctagtgtgtttttttactttatgaCTGATACTATTAAGTTGAGCGCCTTGCTTATACTGAGTGGCAGTAGTAGGTTCTATTGCATGTTACCATGAAAGTTAGTGTTACATGTCTAAGGTTTTGGCTTCTGACCTCATGCAGCCACAATACCGCATGCTGGGAACTGATGCCTGGTTGTACAGGGCCACATTTGACCGTCTGCTGGTCAGCATTGAAGCAGAGAGTCAGGACCTAAAGAGCTTAACTGAATCCTGTCACCAGGTAAAGCAGAGCTTTTAGGCGATAAAGTTAGATTTCTTGTTCTGATCTAGAAATGTTATAATATTTACGTTAACTTTAACTCCACTTTGGTTTTACAAAATTTGCATGTAGCGTagcatctttgttttttcagtaTTGCACCAATACATGATTTGATGCTTGGACTGATTTTAGGAGCTGATTGGTGAGTTTCATCAGGAAGTGGCAGAAGAATACGTGAGGAGGCTCCTGAAAGGAAAGGTCAAGCTGAAGGACAAGgatcagcagcaccaggccTGCATGATCGTGAAAGACAATGCCACGCATCTGCACAGGTTATTCAGTGAAATGGTGAGAATCAGGATAGGAGTGATTCTGGTCAAGCATGAAATAGTTTGACTAATGTTTGATCACCTTCACAACACCTTAGCTCATCCTGGCTGAAGATAATTAGAACAATGCTGCATGACACAATGGAACcacacaatgttttagtgtatgGTTTTCCTGTGAAAGAAGCTGTCTTCCTCTGAAGACAAAAGAAACGTTTACATTGTGGCTTTAGGAAATGTTGACTGACGTAAATGTTGACTGACATGAACGTTGACTGACGTAAATGTTTTGATGTCACAGGGATCGGAGAAAGACTGGTTAAAGGAAATCCTGAACAAAATTGCAGAAGTGTTGAGACTTCAGGACGTGCCAGCCATCCAGATGGAAATTGCAGCACTGGGAAGAGCCTTTCCTGACCTCAAGTAAACATGTgacatgtttcctgtttgtctctttatttAATATGTAGATGACTagtaaatgtcacatttacacattagATTAGATAGATAGACTCCTGtagaactaatgttaattacaaccTGTGTTTCTGGGATTACAGGTATTAATAATAAACTTTAGTCTTTCTGATTTTGACCCACAGGGAAAATCAGGTTTCAGCCCTGCTAAAGCTCAAGACCACCCTTACAGCAGCCCAGCGGAGGAGAGTGGAAGAGGCCTTGACATGCACATTAAGGGAAGTGGCTGCCACACCTACGTGTCCTTTTTTCTCCAAAGTGAAGGTCACATAAGCACTTTTGCCACACAAAGCTGATGATGAGAGAAAAGACCACAATTAGTCGAAACATTTCCTGATGCTGTGTTGAAACTGATAATAAATGAAAGGGTCATTACTGTCTTACTGTCAAAGCCACTGTTCTTAGTAGTGCTACTGACAATGCTGCTTTTCACTGCTTTTTATCAGCTAGTATGAAGTAGTAGACCAGTATGTGACACTGTATTTTTATATCATATTGATTTTTCTGTAGTGTAGCTTCTGCCTTCATGTTCAGTTCAGGGAGACatgaagtgttttgttttagtaATGGACTTGAAATGAGAAAACGTTCCTAGTATATCTTCATATACGATTCAGCCTCTGAACCCGAAACGTCTTTGCTGAAACCTCTAATATATCCAAAAAATGTTGTTATATTTCTGACAAGATCAAAGTGTTGGACCGACCAACAATACCAGGATTCTTCTAGTCAAAAAAGGTAGCTAGAAGAAAATAGAAGCACAAATCATCCTTGAACCTCATTAAGCTCTCAATTAAACAATTGTGGGAAATAATTGAGCCACTTGTTGGAGACAGTCGTCATTAAGCCAAGGTCCTGTCATTTTATTGTAATTCCAGCTAATCTGGGAAGGATGTGAGTCTACAGAGGAAGTAGTAGAGAGAGTGCAAAACCTACTGAGACCAAGCGAATCAATGAAGCAAAAAAATaggaaatacagtaaatagagtaaataaataaataaataaataccttaGGCGGACACGTTCATAAGtaaataactgctgtactgtgctTTAACTGTTAAATTACTATTAATACTTGTGTTAAGGCGTGTGCATACACTTGTGCATACAGacatatataatatactgtacatacacatctatgcataaatattattatacataatcgcataatacttaataatagctgtgacataacatcacaactaccataattacacattattgatattgatggtgataagtaccagtaatacttacagctaagtttacaaagcctgtttatcagctgagGTGTTGAgcgtcccactacaaggttagtaaagctgtagcttaacattgttcacccaaaaggtgagacagacgttggtgcatgaacaatgccacatGTACAAGCCGTGATGATGGGAGGAACCCAGTCGCTACACACAGTCAACGAGCACAGGGAGGAAACCcagtagccagggagcccacacaccttcagttccaggagggaacagaacacagaacccccgggcagagc
Above is a window of Betta splendens chromosome 22, fBetSpl5.4, whole genome shotgun sequence DNA encoding:
- the tnfaip2b gene encoding tumor necrosis factor alpha-induced protein 2, producing the protein MNPVQAEAAEADGGRGGLFKGLRFRNDKPPREIVTFEQNLEQLHLSEASHQLIERENNLFVEKTDEGVDGLAADHKKLKDAVVETLRQSLSLSPGEARAEALTSAVKALWQEEQQEQVWRLSHGPLPAWRPCGLKELHDSMLCSLVRERMDAAPSTSVDQVDQSTLKAAITGMGRQLKEDLLFVVDVVKSCYPLKMDICNFYARTYHQTFSNKVKEMSASCLGDEDCTFLLLWVNEYYPEILQNPKLASEIDTDALGKLVPGELLEHLETQYLSRRQSKLMTYISQILKEAEQRWNDEEEPKKEYGCYVSPVAYDMIQFINGMVASAVKVVGDQRKAQSLTCQLSSLMQRFKSFHDDIIRQNKPISSAYVKAHLNCVKQFRDVLINNHHLFPEGVQRDCLCVLTNMKKSAHVYLLGSVHKVLHPQYRMLGTDAWLYRATFDRLLVSIEAESQDLKSLTESCHQELIGEFHQEVAEEYVRRLLKGKVKLKDKDQQHQACMIVKDNATHLHRLFSEMGSEKDWLKEILNKIAEVLRLQDVPAIQMEIAALGRAFPDLKENQVSALLKLKTTLTAAQRRRVEEALTCTLREVAATPTCPFFSKVKVT